The window AACTCAAAGTGGTTTGCTCTGGTTTGGAATAAGCGCTGAATCCATTCTCGGCAAACCAAACATAACGTGTCTGTTCTGGCTTGTACAAAGTGTCTAGCTTGCTGTTAAGTACACCAAACGGTTGTGGCATTGTTAATGCGGCAATAGCGCCAATATGTTGTGCCGCAAGGTAAAACAATACCGTCTCAGTCTGATTCTTACCCACCAATGTGACGACATCACCAGACGCCACACCTTGCTGTTGCAAATAAGAGGCGTACAGCTCAATGCGACACTCCAGTTGCTGCCAGTTAAAGGCTTGTTCTGGTGTCTCTAACGCAATCGAAAAAGGGCTCATCTGAGCCCAATATTTCCAAGGTGTAATCGCGCTATTTTCTGTGGCGAATGGCTCTACGCTGAATGCCACACTAGCTCCTGATCAGCCAAAGAAATAATCGGTAGTTCACACTTAGGCCAACCTTGTTCTAGCTGCGCTTTAAACAGACCTATGGTATCTAAACCCGGGATTTCTTCTGGCAGTTGCCATTTCGCGAAGCGTGCAAGTTGAGTCAATCCTAAGCTGGATTCGATACTTGAACTGATCACCGCTTTCATGCCCAGAGACTTTGCTTTTTCTATCAGCTTAATACAGAAGTCAACCGAGCCAATCAGTGTCGGCTTAATGATGATTGCCTTCACGCCAGTAAGATCTTCTAGGCGGAAATCTTCACGGCGAATCGCATCTTGTAGAGTTTCATCCCAAGCGATAGCAATGCCCGTATTAATCGCGAACGACAGACTGTCGCCCGGTGAACGGCAAGGCTCTTCTAAGAACGAGATGCGTTGACGTAACGATGGCGTTACATACTTAGCAAATTGCTGTGCTTTCTCTGGCGTCCAGGCGCGATTGGCATCAAGTCGTAACGTGAGTTGAGGGATTGACTCCAGAAACAGGTTTACCAACATACCGTCTCGAATAGGTTCATAAAGCCCTACTTTGACCTTGGCAACTTTTTCACCTTCCATTGCATTGAGCTTAGGGATCAAGTCATCAGGGTCACCGGTACAAAGTGGAGCCGCTTGGTATTGACCATCTAGAGGCAACTCCCCAGCTAACTCAACTTGAGCCATCGACAAACCAAAGGCAACCGACGGAACCATATTGGCGTAATCAATCGGTAATCCGGCAACCCAACGCTCCGCTTGGTCTTGCAGCTGAATGCCCGCTTCATCAGTACTTTCGAGGCTAAAACCATCGAGAGGGGCTACTTCACCAAGGCCAACGTTCACACCGTCGCTTAGCTCAACAATGTAACCGATACGCTCGGTCAATTTGTTATCACGCAGTATTACCCCACTATCCATGGGAAGGCAGTAACGGTAAATCTTCGCTTTACGCATAATTCTCTCCTATCAATTACCGTACATCCCAAGCATGCTGACGAGAACATCAGCGCAGTCCCTAAGGGCGAGACACTTGGGATCTAAATTCGATTCAGAGAAGCGATCAGGCTTCTCTTCTATACGGATTAAGGGTTACGAGGGAATTTATCGAAATCGGGGCGACGCTTCTCGTTAAAGGCGTTGCGACCTTCCTGACCTTCATCAGTCATGTAGAACATCATGGTTGCGTTACCTGCTAGTTCTTGTAGCCCAGCTTGGCCATCACAATCTGCATTTAAAGCCGCTTTCAGACAGCGTAATGCCATCGGACTATGTTGCAATACTTCACGACACCAGCGAACGGTTTCTTTCTCTAAATCTTCCAGAGGCACTACCGTATTCACCAAGCCCATATCTAATGCTTCTTGAGCATTGTAAAAACGGCACAGGAACCAGATCTCACGAGCTTTCTTCTGACCGACGATACGAGCCATGTAAGATGCTCCCCAGCCGCCATCAAATGAGCCTACTTTAGGCCCAGTCTGACCAAATTGCGCGTTTTCAGCGGCAATGGTCAGGTCACACATCATATGCAAAACATGGCCACCACCGACGGCCCAGCCAGCAACGGAAGCAATGACAGGTTTTGGACAAGTGCGGATGTCACGTTGGAAGTCCAGAACGTTTAAATGGTGAGTACCCTGGTCATCTTTGTAACCGCCGTAGTCACCACGGATCTTCTGATCACCACCAGAACAGAACGCATCTTCACCCAAACCGGTTAGAATAATCACACCAACAGCAGAGTCATAGCGTGCGTCTGCCAACGCATCAATCATCTCTTTCACTGTTTGAGGACGGAATGCATTGCGTACTTGTGGGCGCGCAATGGTTATTTTTGCGATGCCATCGAGTGACTTGTGATAATGGATATCGTCGTATTTCTCGCTGCAATCTTTCCATTCAACCGGAGCGTAAAGTTCTTCTTCAGAAATGCCTACTGTTTTTGCCATGGTGATTCCCATTGTTATCGTTACTCTCACTGGAAGTGAGATTGAATTATTTGCTTTATGTGTATCGCAAACTGTTTGGGTTGTTCTTGATGGACGTTGTGTCCTGCTCCCTCAATTTGTCGATACGCCAACCCGCTACTTACTGCCAGTTGACAGAATTTTGTGTCTTTCGCCCCACACAGGTAATAAACCGGTACAGGTTGCGCTTGCAACGCTGGTAACAGATAAGACTGTTTCGCCAAAGATGTCGCTCGCAACATATTCGCGACTGCAGAGCCAAGATTAGCACTGCGCTTTGCAATTAATGTTTGTCTTTGCTCATGGTTTAGTGAAGAAAACACCGCTTGCTGATACCAATCGCTCAAAACGTGTTCAACAGGCTCAGTTTCAAAGCGCAACGCCCAACGATGGTCGTTTTCAAGCCTCGCTCGTTTCTCTGACTCTGTTTGAAGCCCGAAGTTTCCCCCCTCAATAAACGCGGCGCAAATATTGAGATCTGAAAAGCAGTTTTTCGCTAATCCATGCATGGCAATTCGACCACCCATAGAGTAGCCAATCAGAATAAGTGGCTGGTGTGAGGGAAATAGTAAAGATAGTGTGGAATGAAGAGATTTGCAGCAATCATCTAAGTCGGAGCAACAGGCAGCCTGGCTAGCCCCATGGCCGGGTAGGTCTATGGTCACCCGTTCAAACTCGGTCAACTCATCGATACAGGTTTGCCAATCCTCCCCACTTCCTAACAAGCCATGCAGAAACACCAAAGTGGGAGGGTTGACGCTTTGGTGTTTTCCAGTTGCAGTAAAGTATTTAGAACTTAGCATGCAGGTTTTTATTAAATATTTTAATCAGTTCCACCGCCTGGCTAGGTGGTGTTTGTACTTCTATTACCAGTGTACCTTGGCCATTCTCAAAGTGATTGGAGACTAGTGCCTGATACTGTTCTAACGTTTTGGGCTGTTGGTAACTCAAGCCAAATTGTTTTGCTGCATGTTCAAACTGATAACCATGAGGCATTTGGTAATAGGTCTGGCGATGTTCCTGTGGCACAGGGAGAATATCAAATATGGCACCGCCGTCATTATTGGTAATAACGATAACAGCAGGCCGCTTCGCATGAGTAAATAGCGACAGGGAGTTGAGATCGTACAACGCGGATGTATCACCAATATAAACCAGTAATGGATTGTCATGAGAGCGCTGTACGCCAGATGCCGTAGCCAGAACCCCATCGATACCAGAAGCCCCACGATTGGAAAACACTTCACAATCGCTTAAGCGACCGAACATATCGACTAAACGAACAAACAGGCTGTTGCCAAGAAAGACGTCTACACTTTGCGCTCTGTCTTCAACATCAACTGCCAAAGCAACTTCATTTAAATCAAAGGATAATGTGCTTAAAAATGAGTGTCT is drawn from uncultured Vibrio sp. and contains these coding sequences:
- the menC gene encoding o-succinylbenzoate synthase, with amino-acid sequence MRKAKIYRYCLPMDSGVILRDNKLTERIGYIVELSDGVNVGLGEVAPLDGFSLESTDEAGIQLQDQAERWVAGLPIDYANMVPSVAFGLSMAQVELAGELPLDGQYQAAPLCTGDPDDLIPKLNAMEGEKVAKVKVGLYEPIRDGMLVNLFLESIPQLTLRLDANRAWTPEKAQQFAKYVTPSLRQRISFLEEPCRSPGDSLSFAINTGIAIAWDETLQDAIRREDFRLEDLTGVKAIIIKPTLIGSVDFCIKLIEKAKSLGMKAVISSSIESSLGLTQLARFAKWQLPEEIPGLDTIGLFKAQLEQGWPKCELPIISLADQELVWHSA
- the menB gene encoding 1,4-dihydroxy-2-naphthoyl-CoA synthase, with translation MAKTVGISEEELYAPVEWKDCSEKYDDIHYHKSLDGIAKITIARPQVRNAFRPQTVKEMIDALADARYDSAVGVIILTGLGEDAFCSGGDQKIRGDYGGYKDDQGTHHLNVLDFQRDIRTCPKPVIASVAGWAVGGGHVLHMMCDLTIAAENAQFGQTGPKVGSFDGGWGASYMARIVGQKKAREIWFLCRFYNAQEALDMGLVNTVVPLEDLEKETVRWCREVLQHSPMALRCLKAALNADCDGQAGLQELAGNATMMFYMTDEGQEGRNAFNEKRRPDFDKFPRNP
- the menH gene encoding 2-succinyl-6-hydroxy-2,4-cyclohexadiene-1-carboxylate synthase, producing the protein MLSSKYFTATGKHQSVNPPTLVFLHGLLGSGEDWQTCIDELTEFERVTIDLPGHGASQAACCSDLDDCCKSLHSTLSLLFPSHQPLILIGYSMGGRIAMHGLAKNCFSDLNICAAFIEGGNFGLQTESEKRARLENDHRWALRFETEPVEHVLSDWYQQAVFSSLNHEQRQTLIAKRSANLGSAVANMLRATSLAKQSYLLPALQAQPVPVYYLCGAKDTKFCQLAVSSGLAYRQIEGAGHNVHQEQPKQFAIHIKQIIQSHFQ